The Caldicellulosiruptor changbaiensis genome has a segment encoding these proteins:
- a CDS encoding glycoside hydrolase family 65 protein: MRKLPKKQAIFLPDEWNIIEDGFHPEKNFMLETIFTVANGYLGLRGNLDEDFPDKSQSFKATYINGFYEEYDITYPEGGYGFAKCGEAMVNVADVKTFEITIDGEKFNLFSGKIDKYVRKLDMRNGTLVREVIWESNSGKKIYIIFERLACFKRQHLGAINIRIKPLNFSGRIKIVSKIDGNSSNLLETEDVRVGSGIEKFPFETIKAYCDELNGFLMQKTKKSRLSYGCMVDHVLSIKEFFYKSFADKGKNLVIFEIEFDAKQDMEYSLTKYFSYFTQRDVEEDLIEEGCAAEILEAKKIGFENLLKEQRKFLETFWENADVVVKGDPKIQQAIRFSLFSLLQSTGRNGISNIAAKGLTGEGYGGHYFWDSEIYIMPFFIFTHSEIARMLLIHRYNLLDAARQRAKELHHRGALYPWRTIAGKECSAYFPAGTAQYHINADIVYAIKKYFEATDDLDFIKNYGAEIVFESARFYADLVHFSEEKDGKFCIFCVTGPDEYTALVDNNAYTNYMVQMNLEFAVRLYNLLKEADKEAFERLCNKLKLSEQEIELWKKIADNMYLPYNAKLKVIPQDDSFIYKKRLDLSKIPEEQFPLLLHWHYLDIYRYQVCKQPDVLLLIYLLREKFSYEDLKNNYEYYEPITTHDSSLSPAIFSILAVELNLLEKAYEYFRYTARMDLDDLNDNTKDGIHAACMGGTWQAIVFGFGGMRTGKDLLSFSPRLPKDIDYISFKVKYKGCTIKVEITKNKAIYTLLAGEAILLSHYSQSFELKSGQAKEFVIET, translated from the coding sequence TTGAGAAAGCTTCCCAAAAAGCAAGCTATATTTTTGCCAGATGAGTGGAACATAATAGAAGATGGATTTCATCCTGAAAAGAATTTTATGCTTGAGACCATATTTACAGTTGCAAATGGATATCTGGGCCTGAGGGGAAACTTGGATGAAGATTTTCCTGACAAAAGCCAGAGCTTTAAAGCAACATATATCAACGGCTTTTATGAAGAGTATGATATAACTTATCCAGAGGGTGGATATGGATTTGCAAAGTGTGGCGAGGCAATGGTAAATGTAGCTGATGTAAAGACATTTGAAATAACAATTGATGGTGAAAAATTTAATCTATTCAGTGGAAAAATTGACAAATATGTGAGAAAACTTGATATGAGAAACGGAACGTTAGTGCGCGAAGTAATCTGGGAATCTAACAGCGGCAAGAAAATTTATATCATATTTGAGCGGCTTGCATGTTTTAAAAGACAGCATTTGGGAGCAATCAATATTAGAATAAAACCTCTCAATTTTTCTGGCAGAATAAAAATTGTAAGCAAAATAGATGGAAACTCTTCAAATCTGCTTGAGACAGAAGATGTGAGGGTTGGATCTGGAATAGAAAAATTTCCTTTTGAGACAATTAAAGCTTACTGTGATGAACTTAATGGTTTTTTAATGCAGAAAACTAAAAAGAGTAGACTCTCGTATGGCTGCATGGTAGATCATGTTTTGAGCATCAAAGAATTTTTCTACAAATCTTTTGCTGACAAAGGGAAAAATCTTGTCATATTTGAAATTGAATTTGATGCTAAACAAGATATGGAATATAGCTTGACAAAATATTTTTCATACTTCACACAAAGAGATGTTGAAGAAGATTTGATTGAAGAGGGCTGTGCTGCTGAAATACTTGAGGCAAAAAAGATTGGATTTGAAAACCTTTTGAAAGAGCAAAGAAAATTTTTGGAAACATTTTGGGAAAACGCTGATGTTGTAGTAAAAGGAGATCCTAAAATCCAGCAAGCTATAAGATTTAGCCTATTTTCGTTGCTTCAATCAACAGGTAGAAACGGTATTTCAAATATTGCCGCAAAAGGTCTTACAGGTGAAGGCTACGGAGGACATTATTTTTGGGATTCTGAAATTTATATAATGCCGTTCTTTATTTTCACGCATTCAGAAATTGCAAGAATGCTTCTAATACACCGCTACAATTTATTAGATGCAGCAAGACAAAGAGCAAAAGAACTTCATCATCGTGGTGCCCTTTATCCTTGGCGAACAATTGCTGGTAAAGAGTGTTCAGCTTACTTTCCAGCCGGAACTGCGCAATATCATATAAATGCTGATATTGTCTATGCCATTAAAAAGTACTTTGAAGCAACAGATGACCTTGACTTTATTAAAAACTACGGTGCAGAAATTGTATTTGAATCAGCAAGATTTTATGCAGATTTAGTGCACTTTAGTGAAGAAAAGGATGGGAAGTTTTGCATCTTTTGTGTAACAGGTCCTGATGAATATACAGCGCTTGTTGACAATAATGCTTATACAAACTACATGGTTCAAATGAATTTGGAATTTGCGGTAAGGTTATATAATCTACTGAAAGAAGCAGATAAAGAAGCCTTTGAAAGACTCTGTAATAAGCTTAAACTGTCAGAACAAGAAATTGAACTTTGGAAAAAGATAGCTGATAACATGTACCTGCCGTACAATGCTAAGCTTAAAGTAATTCCTCAGGATGATTCATTTATATACAAAAAGAGGCTTGATTTGTCTAAAATACCAGAAGAGCAGTTTCCTTTACTTTTACACTGGCATTATTTGGACATTTACAGGTATCAGGTTTGCAAACAGCCAGATGTATTGCTACTCATATACCTTTTGAGAGAAAAGTTCAGTTATGAAGATCTGAAAAACAACTATGAATACTATGAACCAATAACCACACATGATTCTTCTCTCTCACCAGCAATCTTTAGTATACTCGCTGTAGAGTTGAACCTCTTAGAAAAAGCCTATGAATACTTTAGATACACTGCAAGAATGGATCTTGATGATTTGAATGACAATACAAAAGACGGAATTCATGCAGCTTGTATGGGCGGTACTTGGCAGGCTATTGTATTTGGCTTTGGTGGCATGAGAACAGGAAAGGATTTACTTTCGTTTTCCCCAAGGCTTCCTAAAGACATTGATTATATCTCATTTAAGGTTAAATACAAGGGATGTACTATAAAAGTAGAAATAACCAAAAATAAGGCAATTTATACACTCTTGGCTGGTGAAGCTATCCTACTTTCTCATTATTCTCAAAGTTTTGAGCTTAAAAGTGGGCAAGCAAAGGAATTTGTAATTGAGACATAG
- a CDS encoding rubrerythrin family protein: MAVNNEMTAGFLRAAYGGESMAHMRYILWGEIAQKEGFPNIARLFKAISYAEQVHANNHFRVLGERKGGHAVSADAIFGVGNTVENLQGAIDGELFEVNQMYDVYLNAAKYQNEKDAEKSFHFAIEAEKIHAQLFKMAQDSAKEGKDIEIKNIYICPVCGHTVLDEAPEYCPICGTKREMYKEF; the protein is encoded by the coding sequence ATGGCAGTCAACAATGAGATGACAGCAGGTTTTTTAAGAGCTGCATATGGTGGAGAGAGTATGGCTCACATGCGTTATATTCTATGGGGCGAAATTGCACAAAAAGAAGGATTTCCGAATATTGCAAGACTATTTAAAGCAATTTCATATGCAGAACAGGTCCATGCAAATAACCACTTTAGGGTATTAGGCGAGAGAAAAGGCGGACATGCAGTTTCGGCTGACGCAATTTTTGGAGTAGGCAATACAGTAGAGAACCTGCAGGGTGCAATTGACGGCGAGCTTTTTGAAGTCAATCAGATGTACGATGTGTACCTCAATGCTGCAAAATATCAAAACGAGAAAGATGCTGAAAAAAGTTTTCACTTTGCAATTGAAGCAGAAAAGATTCATGCACAGCTTTTCAAAATGGCTCAGGATAGCGCAAAAGAAGGAAAGGATATTGAGATCAAAAACATTTATATTTGTCCTGTTTGTGGACATACTGTTTTAGATGAGGCACCTGAATATTGCCCTATTTGCGGGACAAAAAGAGAGATGTACAAAGAGTTTTAA
- a CDS encoding aldo/keto reductase produces MYTADPNRYNNMLYLRCGKSGLKLSAISLGFWHNFGDGDQFDNMRKIVQKAFDLGITYFDLANNYGPPPGAAEENFGRIFKLDLKPYRDQIIVATKAGYTMWEGPYGDWGSKKYLLASLDQSLKRMNLDYVDIFYSHRPDPETPIEETMEALYQAVHSGKALYAGISNYNPEQTKLAHSAAKQMGLKLIVNQVRYNMFARDVENGLFDTLNELGMGAVIYSPLAQGLLTKRYLDGIPEDSRVRKSGVFLKESDITTERIEKVKKLSEIAKRRGQTVSQLALSWILRNKVVASVIVGASKVSQIEDNVGCINNLEFSEEELKEIDEILNS; encoded by the coding sequence ATGTATACTGCTGACCCAAACAGATACAATAACATGCTATACCTACGCTGTGGGAAAAGTGGACTAAAGCTTTCGGCCATATCTCTTGGCTTTTGGCACAACTTTGGAGATGGTGATCAATTTGATAACATGCGCAAAATAGTTCAAAAGGCTTTTGACCTTGGAATTACATACTTTGATTTGGCAAACAATTATGGTCCTCCACCAGGCGCAGCTGAAGAAAATTTTGGAAGGATTTTTAAGCTTGATTTAAAGCCTTACAGAGACCAAATAATTGTTGCAACAAAAGCAGGATACACAATGTGGGAAGGTCCTTATGGCGACTGGGGCTCAAAAAAATATCTTCTTGCGAGCCTGGACCAAAGCCTTAAACGAATGAACCTTGACTATGTTGATATCTTCTACTCTCACAGACCTGATCCGGAAACACCAATTGAAGAGACAATGGAGGCTTTGTACCAGGCAGTCCATAGTGGAAAAGCCTTATACGCTGGGATATCAAATTATAATCCTGAGCAAACCAAACTGGCGCATTCAGCTGCCAAGCAAATGGGATTAAAACTCATTGTAAATCAAGTTCGATACAATATGTTTGCAAGAGATGTTGAAAATGGTTTATTTGATACATTAAATGAGCTTGGCATGGGAGCTGTGATATATTCTCCTCTTGCTCAAGGACTTCTGACAAAGCGTTATTTGGATGGAATTCCTGAAGATTCAAGAGTAAGAAAATCGGGCGTATTCTTAAAAGAAAGTGATATAACTACTGAGAGAATTGAAAAGGTTAAAAAACTATCTGAGATTGCAAAAAGGCGTGGGCAGACAGTTTCGCAGCTTGCACTTTCGTGGATTTTGCGAAATAAAGTTGTAGCATCAGTAATTGTTGGTGCAAGCAAGGTATCTCAGATTGAAGACAATGTGGGTTGTATAAATAATCTTGAGTTTTCAGAAGAAGAATTGAAGGAGATCGATGAGATTCTAAATTCATAA
- a CDS encoding glycosyltransferase: protein MKKVFLQFGSGLGPMSRSLPIAEGLQREGYIVKYFGFENAKPYMNKMGIEELSENFNIKDIKKGVQTPNWYCAEQFWEIIGYGNIEWVEKKVEELIEYLRDFSPDFIISDLGILSCIAARIMDIPLIAITQSCYHPNIAFGRIRWWEEEQNLKFTLTEKLNNYFKKKGVSQLNSFEEIFTGSLTIIPSFPEFDPINDPSEFNTHYVGPILWDPLDMAKEEYIKLFNRDKNKPTIFCYTARFYDNVGESGIIIFKTLLSALKEFDANIIFSTGSDSDRKIAKEISNSYGIDEEKFSIIDWVPMGIAYGNSDVVIHHGGHGSCLGQFLYEVPSLIIPTHTEREYNARICTKMGVSKFIKREDIGKANILAEIAEILSNSSFKERLHFWHAKLNEYNFTGVNKVLELIQKL, encoded by the coding sequence ATGAAAAAAGTATTCTTGCAATTCGGTTCTGGGTTAGGTCCCATGTCTCGTTCCCTTCCAATAGCAGAAGGGTTACAAAGAGAAGGATATATCGTAAAGTATTTTGGATTTGAAAATGCAAAACCATATATGAATAAAATGGGAATTGAAGAGTTATCAGAAAATTTTAATATCAAGGATATTAAAAAAGGAGTGCAAACTCCTAATTGGTATTGCGCAGAACAATTTTGGGAAATAATAGGATATGGTAATATAGAATGGGTAGAAAAAAAAGTTGAAGAATTAATAGAATATTTAAGAGATTTTTCTCCTGATTTTATAATATCAGACCTTGGTATATTAAGTTGTATTGCTGCAAGAATAATGGATATACCTTTGATAGCCATAACTCAAAGTTGTTATCATCCTAATATTGCTTTTGGAAGAATAAGATGGTGGGAAGAAGAGCAAAATTTAAAGTTTACATTAACCGAAAAATTAAATAATTATTTTAAGAAAAAAGGTGTTTCACAATTAAATTCTTTTGAAGAAATTTTTACTGGTAGTTTAACCATAATTCCCAGTTTTCCTGAATTTGATCCAATAAATGATCCTTCAGAATTTAACACACATTATGTTGGTCCCATATTATGGGATCCATTAGACATGGCTAAAGAAGAGTATATAAAATTGTTTAACAGAGATAAAAATAAGCCTACAATTTTTTGCTATACAGCAAGATTTTATGATAATGTAGGTGAAAGTGGAATTATTATTTTTAAAACATTACTTTCAGCATTAAAAGAATTTGATGCTAACATTATTTTTTCTACAGGGAGTGATTCGGACAGGAAAATAGCAAAAGAGATTTCAAACTCTTACGGAATTGATGAAGAGAAATTTAGCATTATTGATTGGGTTCCAATGGGAATTGCTTATGGAAACTCTGATGTTGTTATCCATCATGGAGGCCATGGAAGTTGTTTAGGTCAATTTTTGTATGAGGTTCCTTCATTGATTATACCAACTCATACTGAACGTGAGTATAATGCGAGAATTTGTACCAAAATGGGAGTTTCTAAATTTATAAAAAGAGAAGACATTGGAAAAGCAAATATATTAGCCGAAATTGCTGAGATTCTAAGTAACTCAAGTTTTAAAGAAAGATTACACTTTTGGCATGCTAAACTAAATGAATATAATTTTACAGGTGTAAATAAAGTTTTAGAATTGATTCAAAAATTATAA
- a CDS encoding cell division protein ZapA, with amino-acid sequence MDENIRRDDNLKRIEVKIAGMNYVLKTDEDEEYIMKIANFINKKMSEVVANEPHLSTSLSAMLTAFLITDEYFKHLQVCEEKLSAQSNDTEKYQKEIEEYKEKLKEAEEKIAEQTEQIEKLNEIILSLNQELENTKLELEKTKKELDDFINTFDGDR; translated from the coding sequence ATGGATGAGAATATCAGAAGAGATGATAACTTAAAGCGAATAGAAGTAAAGATTGCGGGGATGAACTATGTACTAAAAACTGACGAAGATGAAGAGTACATAATGAAAATTGCAAATTTTATAAACAAAAAGATGTCTGAGGTTGTGGCAAATGAACCGCACCTTAGTACATCGCTTTCTGCTATGCTCACAGCATTTTTGATTACAGATGAGTATTTTAAACATCTTCAAGTTTGCGAAGAAAAGCTATCTGCTCAATCAAATGATACTGAGAAATATCAAAAAGAGATTGAGGAATACAAAGAAAAGCTGAAAGAGGCGGAAGAAAAGATAGCTGAGCAGACAGAACAGATTGAAAAGCTAAACGAAATTATTCTAAGTCTTAATCAAGAGCTTGAGAACACAAAGCTTGAGCTTGAAAAGACAAAAAAAGAGCTTGACGATTTTATAAATACGTTTGATGGTGATAGATAA
- a CDS encoding alkaline phosphatase family protein, giving the protein MVIDKMKLLFIFLDGVGKGENNAHNPFFYYHPKSYDVFLEKGIVRFLDATLKVPGLPQSATGQVTIYSGINAAKEVGFHINGQITPSLKRIIDKKNIFKTLKQNGFKVDFANVYRDEYLQKLLNDKDFKMSVTSYMALTSEVRLKTIDYLLKGEGVYCDITNEILIESGYDVPLFSPEEAAENLLNVLKKSHFVLFEHFKTDLVGHSCDMEKAIELVKTLDEFLVSIIENLPADVCIIVTSDHGNIEDLSVKTHTYNLVPFLAYGKGQDIFRDIVSIEQVYEYILKYFEIPVEEG; this is encoded by the coding sequence ATGGTGATAGATAAAATGAAGCTGCTTTTTATATTCTTAGACGGTGTTGGAAAAGGGGAGAATAATGCACACAACCCCTTTTTTTATTATCATCCTAAATCATATGATGTATTCTTAGAAAAAGGAATTGTAAGGTTTTTAGATGCAACATTAAAAGTTCCAGGCCTTCCCCAGAGTGCAACAGGCCAGGTTACAATTTACTCAGGGATAAACGCAGCAAAAGAGGTTGGTTTTCACATAAACGGCCAGATTACACCAAGCCTCAAGAGAATCATTGATAAGAAGAATATATTCAAAACCCTAAAACAAAATGGCTTTAAAGTTGACTTTGCAAATGTTTACAGAGACGAATATTTGCAAAAGCTATTAAATGACAAAGACTTTAAGATGTCTGTCACAAGCTATATGGCCTTGACATCAGAAGTCAGGTTAAAAACCATAGACTACCTTTTGAAAGGTGAGGGTGTGTACTGCGATATCACAAATGAGATCTTAATAGAAAGTGGCTATGATGTTCCGCTTTTTTCACCCGAAGAAGCAGCAGAAAATCTTTTAAATGTTTTGAAAAAGAGCCATTTTGTACTATTTGAGCACTTTAAGACAGACCTGGTAGGTCACTCTTGTGATATGGAAAAGGCAATAGAACTTGTAAAGACCTTGGATGAATTTTTGGTCAGCATAATTGAAAACCTTCCTGCTGATGTGTGCATAATTGTTACTTCTGACCATGGTAATATTGAAGATTTGTCTGTCAAAACTCACACATATAACTTGGTTCCATTTTTGGCATACGGCAAAGGACAAGATATTTTTAGAGATATTGTATCAATTGAGCAGGTTTATGAGTATATTTTAAAATATTTTGAAATACCAGTAGAAGAGGGATGA
- a CDS encoding U32 family peptidase, with amino-acid sequence MKKVELLSPAGGFEELVAAINAGADGVYVGAKEFSARAYAKNFSEDELIRAIDYCHERGKKIYLAVNTLIYDEEIDRVLKLLDIAYKEGIDAVIVQDLGLLSIIKKEFADLPIHASTQMTIHNLLGAKVLSRLGVKSVVLARELDFEEIKNIKRSADIEVEVFIHGALCISYSGQCLFSSILFKRSGNRGQCAQPCRLYYKLLNKDKKIVDRGYLLSPRDICLLDYIPNLIEAGVDSFKIEGRLKDKYYVYTVTSIYRKYIDMYYQTGKIETNQEDKNKLFLVFNRGNFSKGYLGNPSYDNLIFKSAPNNTGLLIGSFYFKDSKLFIRTSYDLTNGDVIAFRSEKFEEVLFEINNNISKYQDGRVEVDIDFARKKVLKNASNGQVFLVKSKQLEDEVDQILKKEKKFRKVDFEVTLKRGENIKAVAKTEFFEAHATGPVPEEAKSKPTTYQNVLDSFSKLGNTVFDMGELKAYLDDNVFVKLSDLNSLRKELIEKLSKSITCSFKRSVQKPVEMLCHSKKDQNSKKKAAHQKFSFVIDSFSQYQKVKEILHSRNIENFNIYVPYTLIFNHKFSDNDIVYFDRITHDNDLEKINLKALREKGFKKVLIRNLGQYELLKDQFDLCFDFSFNVTNSFAADLIRNLGAKRLCLSVELSKQQIERIWEHSPNDLEIETVVFWKIPLMVNKLKFFEKGSYLQDRKGELLELVSTQTMKNEILNPAALYIDDKDVPADVIRFDFTACSDSEIAMVFEKYFDGKVAKLKLTKGYY; translated from the coding sequence ATGAAAAAAGTAGAGCTTTTATCACCTGCAGGTGGGTTTGAAGAGCTTGTGGCAGCAATAAATGCAGGAGCAGATGGTGTATACGTTGGTGCAAAGGAGTTTTCGGCAAGGGCGTATGCAAAAAACTTCTCAGAAGATGAACTAATCAGGGCCATAGATTACTGCCATGAAAGAGGGAAAAAGATTTATCTTGCCGTAAATACATTGATCTATGATGAGGAAATAGACAGGGTACTAAAGCTTTTAGATATTGCTTACAAAGAAGGAATTGACGCTGTTATTGTACAAGATTTAGGCTTGCTTTCTATAATCAAAAAAGAGTTTGCAGACCTTCCTATTCATGCAAGCACGCAGATGACAATTCACAACTTACTCGGTGCAAAAGTACTATCAAGACTTGGAGTAAAAAGTGTTGTTTTAGCAAGAGAGCTTGATTTTGAGGAGATAAAGAACATAAAAAGAAGTGCTGATATAGAAGTTGAAGTTTTTATCCACGGGGCACTTTGTATTTCGTATTCAGGGCAGTGTCTTTTTTCAAGCATACTTTTCAAAAGAAGCGGCAACAGAGGACAGTGCGCCCAGCCGTGTAGGCTTTATTATAAGCTTCTTAATAAAGACAAAAAGATTGTAGATAGAGGTTATCTTTTGTCACCAAGAGACATATGCCTTTTGGACTATATTCCAAATCTTATTGAAGCCGGCGTGGACTCTTTCAAAATAGAAGGAAGGCTAAAGGATAAATATTATGTGTACACAGTGACCTCTATTTATAGAAAGTATATAGATATGTACTATCAGACAGGGAAGATTGAGACAAACCAAGAGGACAAAAACAAACTCTTTCTTGTTTTCAACAGAGGAAATTTTAGCAAAGGGTATTTAGGTAATCCTTCTTATGATAATCTTATTTTTAAATCAGCGCCAAACAACACAGGGCTTTTAATTGGCAGCTTTTATTTTAAAGATAGCAAACTTTTTATAAGAACATCTTATGACCTTACAAATGGTGATGTAATTGCATTTAGGAGCGAAAAGTTTGAAGAAGTTTTGTTTGAGATAAACAACAATATTTCAAAGTACCAGGATGGTAGAGTTGAAGTTGATATTGATTTTGCAAGGAAAAAGGTTTTAAAAAATGCTTCAAATGGTCAAGTTTTCTTGGTCAAAAGTAAGCAACTTGAAGATGAGGTGGACCAAATTTTAAAGAAGGAAAAAAAGTTCAGAAAGGTAGATTTTGAGGTTACATTAAAAAGAGGAGAAAATATAAAAGCTGTTGCAAAGACAGAATTTTTTGAAGCACATGCAACAGGGCCTGTGCCAGAGGAGGCAAAGTCAAAGCCAACAACATACCAAAATGTTTTGGATAGCTTTTCAAAGCTTGGTAACACAGTATTCGATATGGGGGAGCTAAAGGCTTACCTTGATGATAATGTTTTTGTCAAGCTTTCAGATTTGAATTCATTGCGAAAGGAACTAATTGAAAAGCTATCAAAGTCAATAACTTGCTCTTTTAAAAGAAGTGTTCAAAAGCCAGTTGAAATGCTATGTCATTCAAAAAAAGATCAAAATAGCAAAAAGAAAGCAGCTCACCAAAAATTCTCGTTTGTCATTGATTCATTTTCGCAGTACCAAAAAGTAAAAGAAATTTTACACTCACGTAATATTGAAAACTTTAATATATATGTGCCATATACCTTGATTTTTAACCATAAATTTTCAGACAATGATATTGTATATTTTGACAGGATTACCCATGACAATGACCTTGAAAAGATAAATCTAAAGGCACTGAGAGAGAAAGGATTTAAAAAGGTTTTGATAAGAAACCTTGGACAATATGAGCTTTTAAAAGACCAGTTTGATCTTTGTTTTGACTTTAGCTTTAATGTTACAAATTCATTTGCAGCCGATTTGATAAGAAATCTTGGGGCAAAAAGACTTTGCCTTTCGGTTGAACTTTCAAAGCAGCAGATTGAAAGAATATGGGAACACAGTCCAAATGATCTTGAGATTGAAACTGTGGTCTTCTGGAAGATTCCACTTATGGTAAACAAGCTCAAGTTTTTTGAAAAAGGTTCATATCTGCAAGATAGGAAAGGAGAACTTTTGGAGCTTGTAAGTACGCAGACTATGAAAAATGAAATTTTAAACCCTGCAGCACTTTATATTGACGACAAAGATGTACCAGCAGATGTCATAAGATTTGATTTTACAGCTTGTAGTGATAGCGAAATTGCCATGGTTTTTGAAAAATATTTTGATGGCAAAGTTGCAAAACTTAAACTTACAAAGGGGTATTATTAA
- the ytvI gene encoding sporulation integral membrane protein YtvI, producing MRELTKNRFVVAMIYIVLFAAFIFSCAYLIKAFDLFIRFILKAFIPVLIGLFIATVFEPVLKYLEKRGINRTVSAILILVILNVLLAFMLAEGIYILVNECLGLVSNLQNIDYDKIYATLNHLFSSVKSIYTDLPRPIVSFIQSGVNEITNILNQVATMSLKVINVIPATLKGITIWFFSVLSSFFFMRDRHKMRAWLIQNFSAQVYKEMSSVAFRVIDSVVDYAKSQIILAILMFLSGLIGLSIIKAPYFLVISLLLGLLSIIPIIGSGIILLPWIIGSFIAGNTSFGIKLLIVYLIILGLREFASIKIVASQVGISTFTTLVSIYAGVEIFGAWGFIIGPLLVVFLKAIFETGAIKKIRENLFLQKRSEQA from the coding sequence ATGAGAGAGCTTACTAAAAACAGGTTTGTAGTTGCAATGATTTATATTGTCCTATTTGCAGCATTTATATTTTCATGTGCGTACTTAATAAAAGCATTTGACCTTTTTATAAGGTTTATTTTAAAGGCGTTTATACCTGTGCTAATCGGGCTCTTTATCGCAACAGTATTTGAGCCAGTTCTAAAATACCTCGAAAAAAGAGGGATAAACAGAACAGTTTCTGCCATATTGATACTAGTAATTTTGAATGTATTATTAGCATTTATGCTGGCAGAGGGGATATATATACTTGTAAACGAATGCTTAGGGCTTGTTTCTAACTTGCAAAACATTGACTATGACAAGATTTATGCTACTTTAAATCATTTATTTTCAAGCGTAAAAAGCATATACACCGATCTTCCACGGCCAATTGTGAGTTTTATTCAGTCAGGTGTAAACGAGATTACGAATATTCTAAACCAGGTAGCTACAATGAGTCTCAAGGTTATAAATGTCATACCTGCAACTTTAAAGGGAATAACAATTTGGTTTTTCTCTGTGCTGTCAAGCTTTTTCTTTATGCGAGATAGGCACAAAATGCGGGCATGGCTTATTCAGAACTTTTCAGCTCAGGTTTACAAAGAAATGTCAAGCGTCGCTTTTAGGGTAATTGACTCTGTTGTTGATTATGCAAAGTCTCAGATAATCTTAGCAATTTTGATGTTTTTGTCAGGACTTATTGGTCTTTCTATAATAAAAGCACCCTATTTTTTAGTAATAAGCCTTCTTTTGGGACTTTTGAGCATTATTCCAATAATTGGATCTGGCATAATTCTTTTACCATGGATAATAGGCAGTTTCATCGCTGGCAACACAAGCTTTGGTATAAAACTTTTAATTGTGTACCTAATAATCTTAGGTCTCAGAGAGTTTGCATCAATTAAGATTGTTGCATCCCAGGTGGGTATTTCAACATTTACAACCCTTGTTTCTATCTATGCAGGTGTTGAGATTTTTGGTGCTTGGGGGTTTATAATCGGTCCTCTTTTGGTTGTGTTTTTGAAGGCAATCTTTGAAACAGGGGCAATCAAAAAAATAAGGGAGAATCTGTTTTTGCAAAAGAGGAGTGAACAAGCTTAA